The genomic stretch AAATAGACTTTTTCAGGCTTTTTATTTGGCCGCCATCAGGGTATTATGTAAGAGTTGTTTTTGATAATACCGGATGGCGGTTTTTGTCATGTACAGAAGTGTCGGATCAAGATTTTGTTATTGTTTTTAATACCCACCCCCTGGCTGCCGGCAGGGAGGGGGCCGGGGGGTGGGTAATCTCAGAACACCAAACAGTATTTTATGCTAAACTTCAGTTATTTTAACCCAAGACTTCCATAGATTTAATGATTCTGACATTTGTTAATCCTATTTCCTTATTTTTGCCGCTTGATCAAAACTCTAAAACTACTAACAATGAGAAGATATATCCTGGCAATTGCTATTGTTATAACCGCCCTGACATCCTACGGGCAGATAACCATTACCAGCGCCAATATTGGTGGCCCCGGTGATTCATACCTGATGGCTTACGACAATGAGATCCCTCCTCATATTCAGCCCGGCCCGGCTGGTCCTGCACAGACCTGGGATTTTACCTCCCTTACTGCAGACGAGATCGATACGGTTTTATTCCTCCATCCCGATTCAACTCCCTATGTCGGCTTTTTCCCCGGTACCAATCTTGCAATTTCCCAGAATGATGAAGAAATGTGGGGTTTCCTTGCAAAAAACATGCTTGAACTTTCCATTCTTGGGGCCGTCATTCCCGTTCCTGAACTGGGAGTAATGCCGGTCATCCTTGAACCCAAAGATATTATGGCCGACTTTCCGGTGAACTACCTTGATTCCCTTGAACATTCGTTCAAAGTGGATGTCAGAATAGCCAGTCCTGAACCCGGAATCGACTCCATCCGCTACAAAAGCACAACCTTTAAAACCAGTATAACAGATGCCTGGGGAACCATGAACCTTCCCATGGGCAGCTATGATGTGCTGAGGGTGAATGAACAAAGGGTGATGGTGGATAGTGTATGGACGAAGTTGCTATGGTTTTGGATTTTTGTCAGCAGAACAGTGGATACCATGGAAATGTACTATTGGTGGTCGAACGCACCAGAAGCCGGGTATTACCTCGCCAGCATGGATGTAGATCCAGGTACAACACAGATCAATACCCTCAGCTTTATGCATAATCCTGAAGTCGGATTATTTGAAAGAAACGATTTTGAAGTCAATGTATATCCGGTTCCGGTTAGAGATAACCTGCACCTTGAGTTTCCATCAGTCCTCAACGCCAACCTCAGAATAATGAACGCTGCCGGCCAGCTTGTTCAGGAAGGATCATGGGAGAATGAAAACAAAATAACGGTGAATACCGGTAACCTGCAGGCAGGAGTTTACTTTTATGTGCTTAGGGATGAAACCGGCCGTTTTCTGCAGTCTGGTAAATTTCTGAAAACAAGGTGATTTGAATCGCAGATCGGAGATCGGAAATGTAAGATCTGCGATCTTCGATCTTCGATCTCCGATCATATCATATTCCCATTTGCATTGCCACGATTTCTGCAATGTCATAGTTCTTCATCGACTCTTCCCTGTTTTTGTATTTGATGCCGTCGGTCATCATTACCATGCAGAAGGGGCAGGCTGTTGCAATAATATTGGCGCTGGTTTCGAGCACATCTTCCATGCGTTCCAGGAAAACTTCCTTGTTTCCTTTTTCGGCTTCCTTGAACATCTGTCCTCCCCCGGCACCGCAGCAAAGGGCAAAGCTTTTCGTGCGCTTCATTTCCTTTAAATTACAGCCCATGCTTTTCAACACCTCACGGGGTGCATCGTATTCATCGTTTGCCCTGCCGAGATAACAGGGATCGTGGAAGGTAACAAGGTCGCCGGAGAATTTGCCATTACCGCTATGAATTACGCCTTTCCTGATAAGATCTTCCAGGAAACGGCTGTGATGGATCACCTCAAAATCTCCACCCAGATCGGGATATTCGTTTTTAAAGGTATTGTAGTCGTGGGGACAGCAGGTGACAATCTTTTTAACCCCATAGGCCTTCATTAACTCGATGTTCATCATGGCCTGCATCTGGAATAGCATTTCATTTCCGGCTCTTCTGGCTACATCTCCGCTATCGGTTTCTTCTGTCCCCAGCACGGCATAATCAATATTCAGATGATTGAGTATCTTGACAAACTCACGGGTCACTTTCTTGTAACGGTCGTCGAAAGCCCCTGCCGAGCCAACCCAGAAAAGATACTCCGGGGTCTTCCCTTCGGTTTGCAGCTGTGCCATGACCGGCACCTGCAAGCCTGCATCTTCAGCCCATTTCATCCTGTCATCAGGAGAGAACTGCCAGGGGGCACCGTTGTTCTCAATATTGGTAAATATGGAATTCAGCTCACCCGGTCCTTTTGATTCCTCCATTACCAGGTATCGTCGCATATCGACAATCAGAGTAGGGTGGTTGATGTTGATCGGACATTCCTGGGTGCAGGCATTACACGTTGTACATGCCCACAACTCTTCCTCGGTGATGAAATCACGGATAAGCGACTTGCCATCACTAAAGGATTCATCATTGACAAGCCCGGGACCTTTTTCCTTCATGCGTGCCCGTACATCCATGATGATCTTCCTGGGTGAAAGCTTTTTACCGGTAATATTTGCCGGACATACCGCAGTGCATCTCCCGCATTCGGTGCAGGAAAGCGAATCGAGATAATTTTTCCAGGTGATGTCTTCCACATCCAGAACTCCAAACCTTTTCACAGGAGCCGCTTCATCTCCTGAAGGTTCTGCGTAAGCTGTGCTGGGGTCCATCATCAGCTTTACTTCTTTAGTGATCTCCGGCATGTTATATAGATACCCCAGTGGTTCCAAACGGCTCAGGAAAACGTTGGGAACCGACATGAACACATGAAAATGTTTTGAATAGGGGAGAATATTGGCAAAAAGGAAGATCCAGACAATATGTGCCCACCAGTTGATCTCATGCCAAAGAAAAGCAGAATGTTCCGGTAAACCTCCAAACCAGCCAGCGATAACAGCACTTATTGGAAACGTTCCATGTATGGTTTCGTCATGGGCTTCCGATAAAAGAATGTAAAAGGTGTTCATTCCCAGGAGCGAAACCATGAGCAGGAATATCAGGGTCAGCGCAAAGTTCGCATCCATATGCGAAGTATGCTTCATCTCCGCCCCGGTGAAACGCTTAATATGCATAAAAATCCTGCGGAATAAAAAGGCCAGGATCAAAACCAGGATGATAAAAGCAAAGATATCACCGCTGGCAGTGATTACGTCATAAACAGGGCCAAGAACCGATAGAACCCTGTCTGTCCCCACCAACCCGTCGATAATCATTTCAATGCTGCCTATCAGAATGATGATAAAACCCCACCAAACCAGGGCATGCATCAGTCCTATCACCGGCTTTCTCAATATCTTGGTTTGCCCGAAGGCCACCTTCAGCATGATCATGAACCGCTTCCCGAAGTTTTTGACAGGAAAGGGCCTGGTTAACCTGAAGAAACGATAATAACGGTAAGCTGTGTAAAAGAAAATGATCAGGGTGATCATTAATACCAGGGCGAAGACTATCTGTTTTGCCATATGCTGAAAGTGTTAATAATGAATTGGTTGTACTGCTTTATTCTTACGCAATGATAAGAATTTAATCATTTAGAATAAAAATAAATTGCATGTGTTTTCATGCGGCAAATCAATGTTATTCAGGCTATGAACCTTATGACCTGAAAAGAATTATCCATATATTTGCCTGATAACACGATCGTACTATTATGCAGAATCCGAGGATTTTCAAACCCAAAAACCACATCCGCATTGTTACGGCTGCTTCGCTTTTCGACGGACATGACGCGGCGATCAACATTTTTCGCAGGATCATTCAATCCACCGGTGCCGAGGTAATACATCTTGGTCACGACCGTTCGGTGCAGGAAATCGTTGATACTGCCATACAGGAGGATGCGCAGGCCGTTGCCATCACGTCTTATCAGGGAGGGCATATTGAGTATTTCAAGTACATGCATGATCTTTTCAGGGATGCCGGTTACGGCCATATCCGGATATTTGGCGGCGGTGGCGGGGTGATCCTCCCGGAGGAGATGGATGAACTGCACGACTATGGCATCACCAGGATTTATTCACCGGATGACGGCCGGCATATGGGTTTGCAGGGTATGATCAATGATCTGATGGAGAAATCGGATTTTCCTACAGGAAAGGACATTAAGGTATCCATGGATGACATTCGCAGGAAAGACGTTGGAGCTATAGCACGGTTGATCTCCGCAGCTGAGAATTTCCCGGAGGAGATTGGCGATATCCTGGAATCTATCAGGAATTATGAAAGAAAATCACCTGTATTGGGTATTACCGGTACAGGCGGTTCAGGTAAATCATCCATGGTGGATGAGATCGTTCGCCGTTATCTTGCCGATTTCCCAGTAAAAACGATTGCCATCATCTCCGTGGATCCTTCAAAACGTAAAACCGGCGGAGCTTTGCTTGGTGACCGCATACGCATGAACTCCATCCACGATTCCCGGGTGTTTATGCGTTCCCTGGCTACCCGGCAGAGTAACCTGGCCATGTCGAAATACGTGAAAGACGCTGAATCCATCCTGCAGGTGGCCGGTTATGACCTTATCATCCTGGAAACTTCAGGCATTGGGCAGTCCGATACCGAGATCATCGACCACAGCAACCTTTCGATGTATGTCATGACTCCTGATTACGGTGCTGCCACTCAATTGGAAAAGATCGACATGCTTGATTTTGCCGATATCATCGCCCTTAATAAATTTGATAAACAGGGTGCTTTGGATGCACTACGTGACGTCAAAAAGCAATACCAGCGTAACCATCAGCTCTGGGATCAGGATCCGGATACCATGCCTGTATACGGTACCATTGCATCACAGTTCAACGATCCCGGCGTAAATCAGCTTTACCGCGGGCTAATGGATAAGATCCGGGAAAAGACAGGCGTTGATTTTCACTCCAGCCTGGAGGTTCCTGAGGAGATGTCGGAAAAAATATATATTATTCCACCGCGCCGCGTAAGATATCTATCGGAAATCAGCGATACAGTGAGGAATTACAATTCCTGGGCTTTAAAGCAAGCGGAAATCGCCGGGAAACTTTACGCCATTAAACAAACTGCCACAGAACTGAAGTCAGAGAAAGATGATACGGCAAGCCTCACAGCTAAACTGGAAGACCTTTACGACAAAACGGGCCTTGACCTGGATCCCCGCAACCGGGAGATCCTGGAAAAATGGGAAGATAAAAAAGCAGCTTATGCAAAAGACGAGTTTGTTTTTGGCGTCAGAGAGCATGAGGTCCGTGTAACAACGTTTTCCGAATCGCTCTCCCATACCCGTGTTCCAAAGGTCATACTCCCGCAGTCGAAAAACTGGGAGGAGATCATGTTTTATGTGCTCCGGGAAAACGTCCCCGGAGAGTTTCCCTTTGCAGCCGGAGTTTTTCCCTTTAAGCGTGAAGGTGAGGATCCCATAAGGATGTTCGCCGGTGAAGGCGGACCCGAACGTACCAACAAGCGTTTCCATTATCTTTCGCTAGGCATGCCAGCCCGCCGTTTATCAACTGCCTTCGATTCGGTTACCCTGTATGGCCGCGATCCCGATATCAGACCGGACATTTATGGGAAAATAGGCAATTCAGGCGTTTCCATTTGCTGCCTCGATGATGCAAAAAAACTCTATTCGGGATTCAACCTTGCCGAACCCAAAACATCCGTGTCGATGACCATCAACGGTCCGGCACCCGCGATGGTGGGTTTCTTCATGAACGCTGCCATTGACCAGCAATGCGAGATATATATCCGCAATAACGGCATGGAAAAGGAAATCACAGATAAAATTGAGAAGATGTATCGCGATCGTGGCACGCTTAGGCCCCAATACCAGGGTAAACTGCCTAAGGGCAACGATGGACTCGGCCTCTTCCTCCTTGGCGTGACCGGCGACCAGGTGCTTCCTGCGGATATTTATCATAAGATCAAAGAAGATACCATTTGCCGTG from Bacteroidota bacterium encodes the following:
- a CDS encoding T9SS type A sorting domain-containing protein produces the protein MRRYILAIAIVITALTSYGQITITSANIGGPGDSYLMAYDNEIPPHIQPGPAGPAQTWDFTSLTADEIDTVLFLHPDSTPYVGFFPGTNLAISQNDEEMWGFLAKNMLELSILGAVIPVPELGVMPVILEPKDIMADFPVNYLDSLEHSFKVDVRIASPEPGIDSIRYKSTTFKTSITDAWGTMNLPMGSYDVLRVNEQRVMVDSVWTKLLWFWIFVSRTVDTMEMYYWWSNAPEAGYYLASMDVDPGTTQINTLSFMHNPEVGLFERNDFEVNVYPVPVRDNLHLEFPSVLNANLRIMNAAGQLVQEGSWENENKITVNTGNLQAGVYFYVLRDETGRFLQSGKFLKTR
- a CDS encoding (Fe-S)-binding protein, whose protein sequence is MAKQIVFALVLMITLIIFFYTAYRYYRFFRLTRPFPVKNFGKRFMIMLKVAFGQTKILRKPVIGLMHALVWWGFIIILIGSIEMIIDGLVGTDRVLSVLGPVYDVITASGDIFAFIILVLILAFLFRRIFMHIKRFTGAEMKHTSHMDANFALTLIFLLMVSLLGMNTFYILLSEAHDETIHGTFPISAVIAGWFGGLPEHSAFLWHEINWWAHIVWIFLFANILPYSKHFHVFMSVPNVFLSRLEPLGYLYNMPEITKEVKLMMDPSTAYAEPSGDEAAPVKRFGVLDVEDITWKNYLDSLSCTECGRCTAVCPANITGKKLSPRKIIMDVRARMKEKGPGLVNDESFSDGKSLIRDFITEEELWACTTCNACTQECPININHPTLIVDMRRYLVMEESKGPGELNSIFTNIENNGAPWQFSPDDRMKWAEDAGLQVPVMAQLQTEGKTPEYLFWVGSAGAFDDRYKKVTREFVKILNHLNIDYAVLGTEETDSGDVARRAGNEMLFQMQAMMNIELMKAYGVKKIVTCCPHDYNTFKNEYPDLGGDFEVIHHSRFLEDLIRKGVIHSGNGKFSGDLVTFHDPCYLGRANDEYDAPREVLKSMGCNLKEMKRTKSFALCCGAGGGQMFKEAEKGNKEVFLERMEDVLETSANIIATACPFCMVMMTDGIKYKNREESMKNYDIAEIVAMQMGI
- a CDS encoding methylmalonyl-CoA mutase family protein: MQNPRIFKPKNHIRIVTAASLFDGHDAAINIFRRIIQSTGAEVIHLGHDRSVQEIVDTAIQEDAQAVAITSYQGGHIEYFKYMHDLFRDAGYGHIRIFGGGGGVILPEEMDELHDYGITRIYSPDDGRHMGLQGMINDLMEKSDFPTGKDIKVSMDDIRRKDVGAIARLISAAENFPEEIGDILESIRNYERKSPVLGITGTGGSGKSSMVDEIVRRYLADFPVKTIAIISVDPSKRKTGGALLGDRIRMNSIHDSRVFMRSLATRQSNLAMSKYVKDAESILQVAGYDLIILETSGIGQSDTEIIDHSNLSMYVMTPDYGAATQLEKIDMLDFADIIALNKFDKQGALDALRDVKKQYQRNHQLWDQDPDTMPVYGTIASQFNDPGVNQLYRGLMDKIREKTGVDFHSSLEVPEEMSEKIYIIPPRRVRYLSEISDTVRNYNSWALKQAEIAGKLYAIKQTATELKSEKDDTASLTAKLEDLYDKTGLDLDPRNREILEKWEDKKAAYAKDEFVFGVREHEVRVTTFSESLSHTRVPKVILPQSKNWEEIMFYVLRENVPGEFPFAAGVFPFKREGEDPIRMFAGEGGPERTNKRFHYLSLGMPARRLSTAFDSVTLYGRDPDIRPDIYGKIGNSGVSICCLDDAKKLYSGFNLAEPKTSVSMTINGPAPAMVGFFMNAAIDQQCEIYIRNNGMEKEITDKIEKMYRDRGTLRPQYQGKLPKGNDGLGLFLLGVTGDQVLPADIYHKIKEDTICRVRGTVQADILKEDQAQNTCIFSTDFALKMMGDVQEYFTLNNVRNFYSVSISGYHIAEAGANPISQLAFTLANGFTYVEYYLSRGMNINEFAPNLSFFFSNGIDPEYSVIGRVARLIWAKAMKLKYGANDRSQKLKYHIQTSGRSLHAQEIEFNDIRTTLQALYAIYDNCNSLHTNAYDEAITTPTEESVRRAVAIQMIINHELGLAKNQNPLQGSYIIRELTDLVEEAVLSEFDRITERGGVLGAMESMYQRSKIQEESLYYETMKHTGKLPIMGVNTFLSSEGSPTTIPGEVIRATPEEKEYQISMLEELHKTYHKEADQWLHELQLKAVHNRNIFEGIMEASKYCSIGQISNALFEVGGKYRRNM